In a genomic window of Bos mutus isolate GX-2022 chromosome 6, NWIPB_WYAK_1.1, whole genome shotgun sequence:
- the NKX6-1 gene encoding homeobox protein Nkx-6.1, with the protein MLAVGAMEGPRQSAFLLSSPPLAALHSMAEMKTPLYPAAYPPLPAGPPSSSSSSSSSSSPSPPLGAHNPGNLKPPAAGGLSALGSPPQQLSAATPHGINDILSRPSMPVASGAALPSASPSGSSSSSSSSSTSASAAAAAAAAAAAAASSPAGLLAGLPRFSSLSPPPPPPGLYFSPSAAAVAAVGRYPKPLAELPGRTPIFWPGVMQSPPWRDARLACTPHQGSILLDKDGKRKHTRPTFSGQQIFALEKTFEQTKYLAGPERARLAYSLGMTESQVKVWFQNRRTKWRKKHAAEMATAKKKQDSETERLKGASENEEEDDDYNKPLDPNSDDEKITQLLKKHKSSGGGGGGGLLLHASETEGSS; encoded by the exons ATGTTAGCGGTGGGGGCGATGGAGGGCCCCCGGCAGAGCGCGTTCCTGCTCAGCAGCCCGCCCCTGGccgccctgcacagcatggcagaaatgaagaccccGCTGTACCCCGCCGCCTACCCCCCGCTGCCCGCCGGCCCCccctcctcctcgtcctcctcgtcctcctcgtCGTCTCCCTCCCCGCCTTTGGGCGCTCACAACCCGGGCAACCTGAAGCCCCCGGCCGCGGGGGGGCTCTCGGCCCTGGGCAGCCCCCCGCAGCAGCTCTCGGCCGCCACCCCGCACGGCATCAACGACATCCTGAGCCGGCCCTCCATGCCGGTGGCCTCAGGGGCCGCCCTGCCTTCCGCCTCGCCCTCTGggtcctcctcatcctcctcttcctcgTCCACCTCCGCTTCGGCTGCTGCTGCCGCAGCCGCAGCggcggccgccgccgcctcgTCGCCAGCGGGGCTCCTGGCCGGCCTGCCCCGTTTCAGCAGCCTgagcccgccgccgccgccgcccgggctCTACTTCAGCCCCAGCGCCGCGGCCGTGGCCGCCGTGGGTCGGTACCCGAAGCCGCTCGCCGAGCTGCCCGGACGGACGCCTATCTTCTGGCCGGGAGTGATGCAGAGCCCACCCTGGAGGGACGCCCGCCTGGCCTGCACCCCTC ATCAAGGATCCATCTTGTTGGACAAAGATGGGAAGAGGAAACACACGAGACCCACGTTCTCGGGCCAGCAGATCTTTGCCCTGGAGAAGACTTTCGAACAAACGAAATACTTGGCGGGGCCCGAGAGGGCTCGCTTGGCCTATTCGTTGGGGATGACGGAGAGTCAGGTCAAG GTCTGGTTCCAGAACCGCCGGACCAAGTGGAGGAAGAAACATGCAGCCGAGATGGCCACGGCCAAGAAGAAGCAGGACTCGGAGACCGAGCGGCTGAAAGGGGCCTCGGAGAACGAGGAGGAGGACGACGACTACAACAAGCCCTTGGACCCCAACTCGGACGACGAGAAAATCACGCAGCTGCTGAAGAAGCACAAGtcgagcggcggcggcggcggcggcgggctcCTGCTGCACGCGTCCGAGACCGAGGGCTCGTCCTGA